From Trichoderma atroviride chromosome 1, complete sequence, one genomic window encodes:
- a CDS encoding uncharacterized protein (EggNog:ENOG41) yields MDAMDTSKPPSGRPRTPMTIEEKTAFLRVAAAADPASVTRAEKNHIFGQPPPDEEDRLCQEKIGMTMEELRRKVMSDPDTLTELECDIIRFGATYEWNRPRVGRPPLWKAFLPDEEGRLASQVFALLANDRDDEISRRADVRAKAFENVKTERRLKLVEERKAESAAKWQQEFSEAIKTSSLFNPPPTRLSAEEKALYLRIIADPASVTRADKNKVYEKPPPDEEDRLCKDKTGMTMEQLRHKALSNPDALTEDECDILAYGVTKRNKSSSKPSFWKFHLVEDDIQLANQVDEILYTQDDIEIQRRATHHLSHTFKEVMAERRGNQRQKQIAERAAKMRAAQPRWLNHMSDAKLSRWGFVIFRTAYSEGTEEKWKEFQWVYLVNKNAQLSKGWRRATSFRSLHEPLLVSDSSLEGAGVDVLRQRFKAIREQNEIPAGVATDCFLIADQAILDKALLSVEVKYQPKAQGEPDPWQSTFFIRAVNPDYDASVPIPSEGDLAGYEGEITIPLPKVFDWLYYCFLAKSEDWETRYKLVKGGPAEMMGEMSPYPAYRPGTEPANLSEILPPEPVT; encoded by the exons ATGGATGCCATGGACACAAGTAAACCCCCCTCTGGGCGTCCCCGGACCCCGATGACGATTGAGGAAAAAACCGCATTTCTGCgcgttgcagctgcagctgatcCGGCATCTGTTACACGGGCCGAGAAGAATCATATATTTGGGCAGCCTCCGCCTGACGAAGAAGATCGCTTGTGTCAAGAGAAAATCGGCATGACGATGGAAGAGCTCAGACGCAAGGTTATGAGCGACCCAGACACTTTGACGGAATTAGAGTGCGACATTATCCGCTTCGGCGCCACCTACGAGTGGAATCGCCCAAGGGTCGGTAGGCCTCCATTGTGGAAGGCTTTTCTCCCAGACGAAGAGGGCCGTCTTGCCAGTCAAGTGTTTGCCCTGCTGGCGAATGACCGTGACGATGAGATATCTCGCCGTGCAGACGTCCGTGCCAAAGCTTTCGAAAATGTTAAAACAGAGCGCCGTTTAAAATTagttgaagaaagaaaggcagAGTCGGCAGCAAAATGGCAGCAAGAGTTTAGTGAAGCTATCAAAACATCAAGTCTCTTCAATCCTCCTCCCACCAGGTTGTCGGCTGAGGAAAAGGCACTCTATTTGCGCATTATAGCAGATCCAGCGTCTGTTACGCGGGCGGATAAGAACAAAGTGTATGAGAAACCCCCacctgatgaagaggatcgTTTGTGCAAAGACAAAACTGGCATGACGATGGAACAGCTTAGACACAAGGCACTGTCCAACCCCGACGCTCTAACGGAAGACGAGTGTGACATTCTTGCCTACGGAGTTACCAAGCGGAATAAATCTAGTAGCAAGCCCAGTTTTTGGAAGTTCCaccttgttgaagacgaCATACAACTTGCCAATCAAGTTGATGAAATCTTATACACCCAAGACGATATCGAGATTCAGCGCCGTGCGACTCACCACCTTTCCCACACTTTCAAGGAAGTGATGGCAGAGCGACGCGGAAACCAAAGACAGAAACAAATCGCTGAGCGAGCGGCAAAGATGAGGGCTGCCCAACCTCGATGGCTTAACCACATGTCCGATGCAAAGCTGAGTCGATGGGGCTTTGTTATTTTCCGGACCGCGTACAGCGAGGGAACTGAAGAGAAATGGAAAGAGTTCCAGTGGGTTTATCTTGTTAATAAGAATGCACAGCTTAGTAAAGGCTGGAGAAGGGCAACCAGTTTCCGCTCTCTTCATGAACCGCTTCTTGTCAGCGACTCATCACTTGAGGGAGCAGGTGTCGATGTTTTGCGGCAGCGGTTCAAGGCCATACGAGAGCAGAACGAGATTCCCGCTGGCGTAGCGACAGATTGCTTCCTAATTGCGGATCAGGCGATTCTTGACAAGGCACTTCTCTCGGTAGAGGTCAAGTATCAACCGAAAGCTCAGGGCGAACCAGATCCATGGCAGTCTACATTTTTTATCAGAGCTGTTAATCCAGACTATGACGCTTCGGTACCAATCCCATCTGAAGGAGATTTAGCCGGCTACGAAGGGGAGATTACAATCCCACTCCCAAAAGTCTTTGACTGGCTGTACTACTGTTTCCTTGCCAAAAGCGAGGATTGGGAGACCAGATACAAGTTGGTGAAAGGAGGCCCTGCAGAAATGATG GGTGAAATGTCGCCATATCCAGCATATCGTCCAGGAACAGAGCCTGCTAACCTTTCAGAGATACTGCCACCAGAGCCAGTTACCTAG